The Megachile rotundata isolate GNS110a chromosome 6, iyMegRotu1, whole genome shotgun sequence nucleotide sequence gtttttaaaacgaaaaattcagctgttagctgatttatggtaTGTACATtctacggtaagattcgttcggaccggatctgatagacaatagggtactcggtgacccgtattccgaagtaaaaactattgacgGTGGCCTACTAAATTGCTTAGCCGCGGCATaggtttcggttcgcggccgaacaataACCACTACTTCCCTGATAAATGGAAAACTGCGAAAGTGGTCGCAATTCCAAAGAAAGATAAGGACCCGACCATAATGGAAAATTATCGCCCAATAAGTCTTTTACCGAATATCGGCaagttatttgaaattataataaacaatggaattaataattttgtttcagtCAATAATCTACTACCGCAGCAACAATTCGGTTTCCGACTGAGTCGTTCAACGGTGCATGCCATTAATAAATTAGCAACGGACATATGCTGGAGCCTCAACGAAAGCAAACCAGTAGGTGCATGTCTAATCGACATAGAAAAGGCTTTTGACACAGTATGGACAAAaggtttaatttataaattcaacaaGAAAAAATTCCCGCCACATTTACTGCAAACAATATCCTGAGATATTTGTGAAAATAACtatttcaaccccaactttaagggttatttttaCCATTTAAAAGTGGGTATTCATTCGTAAAAGAAaagtatgttaaatatttttttaaattttatgacgtgtaaaaatttcatcaaaatcggcgtgtaatgTTTGAGTGATGTCTATTGTAAGTCATTAGTTTTATTTGCCCATGTTTTGTACATTGTATTGCAACTCGTGATCGGGAGAAGGGTGGTCTgtaaattaaatgttttatcACACTATTCATAGTcaaataaattactattttgtGTTAGTTGATTTAAATTACCCATAAAttgtgggggggggggggagagaGGGTTAGATTTCGCGATACTCCATTGGCTGGTGGTATTGTTATACCCCCATTTGaatgtttatttttttgttgGTTGTTATCAGTGGAGGATACTCCGCTAGGTGCAGATTGACTGTTTTTTCGATTATCACAggttgttattgtgcgatcagTTTGTGGTTGTAGTGGGTTTGATGGAGCCTGTGGAGGCATCGGCGAGTTGTCGAGCCCACCCCCCAAACCTTGTGCGACTATGACCCTCCATCATGGCGCAGAGTCGACACTCCGCGCAagatcatttttctttttaagtaGTTTTGGACATACATTAAAATCTAATGCTGTGTTTATTGTCAATTAGTCTGTGTCTGTCACAGTTTATGCATTTTGTCTTATCCTTTTGCTTACATTCTCTGGAGTTGTGATTGCTACCAGAGTGTCCGCACGCGTGTGGCATAATTGTGTAATGCTTCGCAAGATGATTGAATTTGAGGCatttataacattataatacTTTGATGTAATATTCGGTCTACACGATCCATAATTACCATATAGTCTACCATGTATTAACAATTTGACTCGTTCAAGAACCTGATGCGAGTGTTTCCTTCGCAACACCTTCGCGCTCTTTCGAACGAGCTGCCCTCCAGTGCTGGGTCTTTAAAGCAGATGGCGAAATCAATACGAGGCAGTAAATACAGTAAGGAGCATAACTGAACCAATAACcactaattttgtataaatcttTATTTATTGCTAAGAAtgtaaaagaatattaaaaaatgaacattaCAGTAAGTTTTATTACAGTTAGAAGTAACATCAGAAATTTTTTCAACAATTAAGTTTAGCACGGGCAAAAAAAATGGATTGACTCGGTTTTGCACCGGTCCTTAAAAGCAATGTTTATGTGGAATGTTTCAGCTGTATATTTATATCTAGCAGTTTGATATGTTTATATCCAGCAGTTTGTAATGTTTAGAAAATATTAGTTTACGTCTCAGCACTCAGTTTCTAGCAATCAGTTGAACAAAAAAGTACGCAAGTGAATTACAGCAAATATGAAGAAAATTGcttcaaattgtttaaaaaaagtaATTTCTTTTTTGAATGATGGCTTGTCAACGCGTCAGACGGCGAAAACTTGTAGTGTTAGTCAGTCGACAGTGCAGAGACTAAGAAAAAAATACTGTAAAAGTATGTTATTAAATGTTGGAGGAAGACCAAAAAAATTATCATCGCAGGATGAACGAAGAATTAACACTAGAAACACTAAAAAACAAACATGcaggttaataataaataaaataaataacataagtaacataaataaaataaataacgtaAATAGAATAAGATACAtaattagataaataaatacCGTCATCTAAAGATAAAAGAAACATATAGTAAGTGCCTTAAAATCCGGCTTTTCTGTCGTCTTCTTCCTTATGACGTATAATAACCGAGATCATCGTTTGGACTGCAGACCCTCTTTGTCTTTGAGCATAATGCTCATCAATTCTATACACTTATCCTCCCCCGAAGTGACAGTAAAATTAATTCCAAATTGGGATTGGACCCCCGCCCAAGATGGGCAAAAGACCATCGTATGCGCCGGTGTATCGTCCCCCTCCCT carries:
- the LOC105664020 gene encoding uncharacterized protein LOC105664020 isoform X1, encoding MENYRPISLLPNIGKLFEIIINNGINNFVSVNNLLPQQQFGFRLSRSTVHAINKLATDICWSLNESKPNLMRVFPSQHLRALSNELPSSAGSLKQMAKSIRGSKYSLGPVTLDKIQCLKDVRRLPLNSTKVCIKGTRVRKSMQRIENYTSQRQRNERSCRFARCVAKYTA
- the LOC105664020 gene encoding uncharacterized protein LOC105664020 isoform X7 — its product is MENYRPISLLPNIGKLFEIIINNGINNFVSVNNLLPQQQFGFRLSRSTVHAINKLATDICWSLNESKPNLMRVFPSQHLRALSNELPSSAGSLKQMAKSIRGSKYSLGPVTLDKIQCLKDVRRLPLNSTKVCIKGQNRFSLMLRNK
- the LOC105664020 gene encoding uncharacterized protein LOC105664020 isoform X5, whose product is MENYRPISLLPNIGKLFEIIINNGINNFVSVNNLLPQQQFGFRLSRSTVHAINKLATDICWSLNESKPNLMRVFPSQHLRALSNELPSSAGSLKQMAKSIRGSKYSLGPVTLDKIQCLKDVRRLPLNSTKVCIKGLLPLTRSRVPSA
- the LOC105664020 gene encoding uncharacterized protein LOC105664020 isoform X3 — its product is MENYRPISLLPNIGKLFEIIINNGINNFVSVNNLLPQQQFGFRLSRSTVHAINKLATDICWSLNESKPNLMRVFPSQHLRALSNELPSSAGSLKQMAKSIRGSKYSLGPVTLDKIQCLKDVRRLPLNSTKVCIKEAEDRRTAGDSTRATGGFK
- the LOC105664020 gene encoding uncharacterized protein LOC105664020 isoform X2 gives rise to the protein MENYRPISLLPNIGKLFEIIINNGINNFVSVNNLLPQQQFGFRLSRSTVHAINKLATDICWSLNESKPNLMRVFPSQHLRALSNELPSSAGSLKQMAKSIRGSKYSLGPVTLDKIQCLKDVRRLPLNSTKVCIKGTRVRKSMQRIENYTSQRQRNERFDASVPL
- the LOC105664020 gene encoding uncharacterized protein LOC105664020 isoform X8 — translated: MISFVNNLLPQQQFGFRLSRSTVHAINKLATDICWSLNESKPNLMRVFPSQHLRALSNELPSSAGSLKQMAKSIRGSKYSLGPVTLDKIQCLKDVRRLPLNSTKVCIKGTRVRKSMQRIENYTSQRQRNERSCRFARCVAKYTA
- the LOC105664020 gene encoding uncharacterized protein LOC105664020 isoform X6 yields the protein MNSIEEEVNNLLPQQQFGFRLSRSTVHAINKLATDICWSLNESKPNLMRVFPSQHLRALSNELPSSAGSLKQMAKSIRGSKYSLGPVTLDKIQCLKDVRRLPLNSTKVCIKGTRVRKSMQRIENYTSQRQRNERSCRFARCVAKYTA